One genomic region from Sphingobacterium multivorum encodes:
- a CDS encoding DUF1573 domain-containing protein — MSLLSSSCLDVKNKKTTIVVEDSQRHYYPLLAGQQKDLSFNIKNTGKNPLIITDIITSCGCLKVNGESGAFSVPPGKERLLSLSYNSAKNIGYVKHYVTLYGNFEKSPFREIIFDINVVPNAMYTKDYEELYTEEMNAGGGVKRMVDGEENNKGYYMDEDFEKSIHDNK; from the coding sequence ATGAGTCTCCTGTCATCGAGTTGTTTAGACGTCAAAAACAAGAAGACAACAATAGTGGTAGAAGACAGTCAGCGACATTATTACCCTTTACTGGCTGGCCAGCAAAAAGACCTGTCTTTTAATATTAAGAATACAGGGAAAAATCCATTGATAATCACAGATATTATTACTTCTTGTGGTTGCCTGAAAGTTAATGGTGAATCAGGTGCATTTTCTGTCCCTCCGGGCAAAGAGCGGTTGCTCTCGTTAAGTTATAATAGTGCAAAAAACATAGGCTATGTCAAACATTATGTCACCTTATACGGTAATTTTGAAAAATCACCTTTTCGGGAGATTATTTTTGATATCAATGTTGTTCCCAACGCCATGTATACAAAGGATTATGAGGAGCTGTATACAGAGGAAATGAATGCCGGTGGGGGGGTAAAGCGTATGGTGGACGGAGAAGAAAATAATAAAGGATATTACATGGATGAGGACTTTGAAAAAAGTATTCATGACAATAAGTAG